In the genome of Christensenella timonensis, one region contains:
- a CDS encoding UvrD-helicase domain-containing protein, protein MQFTRKQQRAIGTDEKSVLVSAAAGSGKTSVLAKRVARLVLDGCDIRNMLIMTFTNAAAAEMRQRISREIAGAAGSDARLCQQAEFVSLADISTFHSFCGKAVRQNYALLGISPNFRICDQNEAGRLRTEAVRELFDDRYEEQDGDFLRLVARYTTRANDARLTEYVFDLYNYIMSKPDPFGWAEASLEKGEDYIAFLKREYEHGMLLKLREARQLMELAADISSGFDAGQQKKDEECAALLAEMIGCVKRDGFAGMAGRFAGSTLPACKRKLCEEHKEKIGLLYKTARAHLKNVLQDKNDMRFEETAKEELAHTQRDVAALVSLARDFAERYTEKKEERNVLDYEDLQHFALRALNDEGVRRFYAQQYAHVFVDEYQDTNPVQEEVIKAVSTGGSLFMVGDIKQSIYKFRLADPMIFKQKAQEFKTETRENEIILMNDNFRSSRSVIETVNFVMDSVMSERTGEIVYDEGESLLCNIEGGHAEILLCEAAAGEKDARQAAMIADSIEKQRGETVGDARTGKPRPIRYGDIAILLRSRSEFLNVLKNELRNRGIPCVVDMEQAQDLREIELFVNLLRLVDNTRQDVPLLSVMRSYIGAFDEEDFAQIRLLKNERGIPFYEAAEAYAQKEDALGGRLRTFYGKLKKLRVYAQSLSLGEFLLRAEREYDFEAYVACTPGGAAKRNVFVRFMEMAVQTAQSVGGSLYLLLRALADIKKRDGAYICTGVQGADADCVRIMTIHGSKGLEFPVVYIARMEAALRPQELNKSILLHSEYGIVAKYVDEESLLRRDTLETLLAKERLMGEYKSEELRILYVAMTRAKERLFLAGSTTDFDKQAAAWELMRRTGNFQDAKCMLDWVMAANAGHGKIPVSLFAGGGEKGRESEGFDYPAFKRALLDGAQPKELISIPAHKAVPAKVSVSAVKQAQGQKLRAFLRPQAEETEEITGARLGTLIHSVMERLTKGQELGAAAEDMLARNIITADERDAILKNREMAEAFLRTPLYERIRSSPRVLREQSFNLQAGAQSIGFEGEEEMLVQGILDLAFLEDGKWVLVDYKTDRVSEQAVEKAAQGYAVQLDLYTRALEEISKIPVKERYLYFMRVMQCIPV, encoded by the coding sequence ATGCAGTTTACCAGGAAACAGCAAAGGGCGATCGGCACGGACGAAAAAAGCGTCCTGGTATCGGCAGCGGCAGGCAGCGGGAAGACAAGCGTCCTCGCAAAGCGGGTGGCGCGGCTGGTACTTGACGGATGCGATATCCGCAATATGCTGATCATGACATTCACAAACGCGGCGGCGGCAGAAATGCGGCAGCGTATTTCGCGTGAGATCGCAGGGGCTGCCGGGAGCGATGCGCGCCTTTGCCAGCAGGCGGAATTTGTTTCCCTGGCCGATATTTCCACCTTCCATTCGTTTTGCGGCAAGGCGGTACGGCAGAATTACGCCCTGCTGGGGATCTCGCCGAATTTCAGGATCTGCGACCAGAATGAAGCGGGCCGGCTGCGCACGGAGGCGGTACGCGAGCTGTTCGACGACCGCTATGAAGAGCAGGATGGGGATTTCCTGCGCCTGGTGGCGCGTTATACGACGCGCGCAAACGATGCGCGGCTGACAGAATATGTTTTTGACCTTTACAATTACATCATGAGCAAGCCGGATCCGTTCGGGTGGGCGGAAGCTTCCCTTGAAAAGGGAGAAGATTACATCGCTTTTTTGAAACGTGAATACGAGCACGGGATGCTCTTGAAGCTGCGGGAAGCCAGGCAGCTGATGGAGCTGGCGGCAGATATTTCGTCCGGGTTCGACGCCGGGCAGCAGAAAAAAGACGAGGAATGCGCCGCCTTGCTCGCAGAGATGATCGGCTGCGTAAAAAGGGATGGTTTTGCAGGGATGGCGGGGCGCTTTGCGGGCAGTACGCTCCCGGCGTGTAAGCGCAAGTTGTGCGAAGAACACAAGGAAAAGATCGGGCTGCTTTATAAAACCGCGCGCGCGCATTTGAAAAACGTACTCCAGGACAAGAACGATATGCGCTTCGAGGAAACGGCGAAGGAAGAACTGGCGCATACGCAGCGCGACGTGGCGGCGCTGGTTTCCTTGGCGCGGGATTTTGCGGAGCGGTATACGGAAAAAAAAGAGGAGCGCAATGTCCTCGATTATGAAGACCTGCAGCATTTCGCGCTGCGTGCGTTAAACGACGAAGGCGTGCGGCGCTTTTACGCGCAGCAGTACGCACATGTATTCGTGGACGAATACCAGGATACCAATCCTGTACAGGAGGAAGTCATCAAGGCGGTGAGTACGGGCGGCAGCCTTTTCATGGTTGGGGACATCAAGCAGAGCATCTATAAATTCCGCCTGGCGGATCCGATGATCTTCAAGCAGAAGGCGCAGGAATTCAAAACGGAAACGCGGGAAAATGAGATCATCCTCATGAACGACAATTTCCGCAGCAGCCGCAGCGTGATCGAAACGGTCAACTTTGTGATGGACAGCGTGATGAGCGAACGGACTGGGGAGATCGTGTACGACGAAGGGGAGTCTTTGCTGTGCAATATAGAAGGCGGGCACGCGGAGATATTGCTGTGTGAAGCGGCTGCCGGCGAAAAGGATGCGCGGCAGGCGGCGATGATTGCGGACAGCATCGAAAAGCAGCGCGGGGAAACGGTGGGCGACGCGCGCACGGGAAAGCCGCGGCCCATCCGCTATGGGGATATAGCCATACTCCTGCGTTCGCGCAGCGAATTTTTGAATGTGCTCAAAAACGAACTGCGCAACAGGGGCATCCCCTGCGTAGTCGACATGGAACAGGCGCAGGATTTAAGGGAGATCGAATTGTTCGTCAACCTGCTGCGGCTTGTGGACAATACCCGGCAGGACGTCCCGCTTTTGTCGGTCATGCGCTCTTATATCGGCGCCTTCGACGAAGAAGATTTTGCCCAGATACGGCTTTTGAAAAACGAGCGGGGGATTCCTTTTTATGAGGCGGCGGAGGCGTACGCCCAAAAAGAGGACGCGCTCGGCGGACGCTTGCGGACTTTCTACGGGAAATTGAAAAAACTGCGGGTGTACGCACAGTCCCTGTCCCTCGGTGAATTCCTGCTGCGGGCGGAGCGGGAATATGATTTTGAGGCATATGTGGCCTGCACGCCGGGCGGGGCAGCCAAGCGGAACGTTTTTGTACGCTTCATGGAGATGGCCGTGCAGACGGCGCAGTCAGTAGGCGGCAGCCTTTACCTGCTGCTGCGCGCGCTTGCGGATATCAAAAAGAGGGACGGCGCTTATATCTGTACGGGGGTGCAGGGCGCCGATGCGGATTGTGTGCGCATTATGACGATCCACGGCTCCAAAGGGCTTGAGTTCCCGGTGGTCTACATCGCCCGCATGGAAGCGGCGTTGCGGCCGCAGGAGCTGAATAAAAGTATTTTGCTGCATTCGGAATACGGTATCGTGGCCAAATATGTGGATGAAGAAAGCCTGCTGCGGCGCGATACGCTCGAAACGCTGCTGGCAAAGGAACGCCTGATGGGCGAATATAAATCCGAGGAACTGCGCATCCTCTATGTGGCAATGACGCGCGCGAAGGAGAGGCTCTTTCTGGCGGGCAGCACTACCGATTTTGATAAGCAGGCGGCAGCATGGGAGCTGATGCGCCGGACAGGTAATTTCCAGGATGCAAAATGTATGCTCGACTGGGTGATGGCGGCCAATGCGGGACACGGTAAGATCCCTGTATCGCTTTTTGCCGGCGGCGGGGAAAAAGGACGGGAAAGCGAAGGGTTCGATTACCCGGCGTTCAAGCGGGCGCTGCTCGATGGGGCGCAGCCAAAGGAGCTGATCAGTATTCCCGCGCACAAAGCCGTTCCGGCCAAGGTATCGGTGAGTGCAGTCAAGCAGGCGCAAGGGCAAAAGCTGCGGGCGTTCCTGCGGCCGCAGGCGGAAGAAACGGAAGAAATCACAGGCGCGCGGCTGGGGACGCTTATCCATAGCGTGATGGAACGCCTCACAAAGGGACAGGAACTGGGCGCGGCTGCCGAAGACATGCTTGCGCGCAATATCATCACCGCGGACGAGCGGGACGCGATCCTCAAAAACCGCGAGATGGCGGAAGCGTTTTTGCGTACGCCGCTTTATGAACGGATACGGTCGTCGCCGCGCGTGCTGCGCGAGCAAAGCTTCAACCTGCAGGCCGGGGCGCAAAGCATCGGTTTTGAGGGGGAGGAAGAAATGCTGGTGCAGGGAATCCTTGATTTGGCGTTTTTAGAGGATGGAAAGTGGGTATTGGTGGACTATAAAACAGACCGCGTAAGCGAGCAGGCCGTGGAAAAAGCGGCGCAGGGCTACGCGGTACAGCTCGACCTTTATACCCGCGCCCTGGAGGAGATCAGCAAAATCCCTGTAAAGGAACGCTACCTGTACTTTATGAGGGTCATGCAATGTATCCCGGTGTAG
- a CDS encoding PD-(D/E)XK nuclease family protein, with protein sequence MGIEFVLGRTASKRDDTIIEKIGKLVCKDPLANVLVVVPPQATYITEKQLIDKLRLKGLMGVCVQSPARICDRVLESTYGKAVAGIDAAGKSMMMRLLLDRSENDLHALRQCAKKGDLPLMMGSIVSELKTLDFTPQMLREIQTDNRITVEKFADIAYLYEQFNSLCEGLYDTEDKINLVIEHIPQAEFLHGAHLFIHGFDIYNAQTVRFFKALMEAAEETVMSFYYADSSAPDAQVYEICNENRDKFLGSAMEAGLKTSIVTQDRDASADILHIEKNLYAHPFVKAGAARDISMTYAADREEEVRAVAAQIAYLKEKRGYAFRDVAVVCGSMEAYAPLIQKIFGEAGIPCFAGEKRTLLDSVFATYLLSALELSQGRMKKDTLLAHAKTGLAGITPGEAERLHNYAYTHIRDGFAFLKPFSDPLAEKARTKLMEPIEMLREGAAGAKTAGMLIACLTQYMERTNAENKLAAHIASAEKAGLLESAAFGMQVFEKTTHILKEAREILRDAQITRQQLKALLETGFGAQKVNVIPPGADEVAVGEISYIRLGDIRALFLVGANEGILPNYTQSSDILADYERELMLSQLAGLSFTGNVEKQKLAILKALTKPSEKIFVSLVDDGKSKLSPVAQRILDLFGSVKQGRAADSAYLLKTNAYVEATQVLRNLADGIDIPYDGSRLAAVLGDGEYQDKLRAIERGIASKNRPMQLKAASAQALYGEIRGNASRLEKYYECPYKHFMQYGLKTDVPQEYTINPMDVGNFAHDILDNLQKEVGRTEQGWTQIPEQEFSRLIDQCVRDAREMQAKFTLNRHNENVLHAVEREVRLAAVAIRTQAREGMLVPQESECWFSQDFGDGIKIDGKIDRIDTAELEGAQYFDIVDYKTGEHDFDLGRFAGGVSLQLVIYIMAVLALLGEDARFAGANYFNIHLPEFTEADGDIPAAYRMAGICGVDEERAAKLFGTAGNGLFSLRLRVLRDGSFDANARRRQYGQEEIGTLLEFAKRLIADAAQKIREGDTAIRPYSYKASKGCDYCDFVSVCMFDEGYAGNAPRVLPEEDKEQTMDRIRREG encoded by the coding sequence ATGGGCATTGAGTTTGTGCTGGGCAGGACAGCCAGCAAACGCGACGATACGATCATCGAAAAAATTGGCAAGCTCGTTTGCAAAGACCCGCTTGCAAACGTTCTCGTTGTCGTGCCGCCGCAGGCGACCTACATCACGGAGAAACAACTGATCGACAAACTTAGGCTCAAGGGGCTGATGGGCGTATGCGTACAAAGCCCCGCGCGTATCTGCGACCGCGTGCTGGAGAGTACGTATGGAAAAGCCGTCGCGGGCATCGACGCAGCAGGCAAGAGCATGATGATGCGGTTGCTTTTAGACCGCAGCGAAAACGACCTGCACGCCCTGCGCCAGTGCGCGAAAAAGGGTGATTTGCCGCTGATGATGGGCAGCATTGTATCGGAGCTAAAGACGCTTGACTTCACGCCCCAAATGCTGCGGGAGATCCAAACGGACAACCGGATCACAGTGGAAAAGTTTGCGGATATCGCCTACCTTTATGAGCAATTCAACAGCCTGTGCGAAGGGCTTTACGATACGGAGGATAAGATCAACCTGGTGATCGAGCATATCCCGCAGGCGGAATTTTTGCATGGGGCGCATCTCTTTATCCACGGATTCGATATTTACAATGCCCAGACGGTGCGGTTTTTCAAAGCGCTCATGGAGGCGGCGGAAGAAACGGTCATGTCGTTTTATTATGCAGACAGCAGTGCGCCGGACGCGCAGGTTTACGAAATATGCAACGAAAACCGCGACAAGTTTTTGGGCAGCGCGATGGAGGCGGGCCTCAAAACGTCCATCGTTACACAGGACAGGGATGCATCGGCCGACATCCTGCACATCGAAAAGAACCTGTATGCACATCCTTTTGTAAAAGCCGGCGCGGCACGCGATATCAGCATGACATATGCTGCCGACCGCGAGGAAGAAGTGCGCGCAGTGGCGGCGCAGATCGCTTATTTGAAAGAAAAACGCGGGTATGCGTTCCGGGATGTAGCGGTGGTATGCGGCAGCATGGAGGCTTATGCGCCGTTGATACAGAAGATATTCGGCGAAGCGGGGATTCCCTGCTTTGCGGGTGAAAAACGGACGCTTCTTGACAGTGTGTTCGCCACATATTTATTGAGCGCGCTGGAGCTGTCGCAGGGGCGGATGAAAAAAGATACGCTGCTTGCGCATGCGAAGACGGGGCTTGCGGGTATCACGCCCGGCGAAGCGGAGCGGCTGCACAATTACGCCTATACGCATATCCGTGACGGATTCGCGTTTTTGAAGCCGTTTTCCGACCCCCTGGCGGAAAAAGCGCGCACAAAGCTGATGGAACCGATCGAGATGCTGCGCGAGGGTGCGGCGGGGGCAAAAACGGCAGGGATGCTGATTGCATGCCTGACGCAGTATATGGAGCGAACGAACGCCGAAAACAAGCTGGCGGCACACATTGCGTCGGCGGAAAAGGCGGGGCTTTTGGAGAGCGCTGCATTCGGCATGCAGGTATTTGAGAAAACGACGCATATCCTAAAGGAAGCGCGGGAGATATTGCGGGATGCGCAAATCACCAGGCAACAATTGAAAGCGCTGCTTGAAACGGGCTTCGGCGCACAGAAGGTAAATGTGATCCCGCCGGGCGCGGACGAGGTCGCCGTAGGGGAGATTTCCTATATCCGCTTAGGTGATATCCGGGCGCTGTTTTTGGTAGGTGCGAACGAGGGAATTTTACCCAACTATACGCAAAGCTCGGATATCCTTGCGGACTACGAGCGGGAACTGATGCTTTCCCAGCTCGCGGGGCTTAGCTTTACCGGCAATGTGGAAAAGCAAAAACTGGCGATCTTAAAAGCACTGACCAAACCGTCGGAAAAAATATTTGTGAGCTTGGTAGACGACGGGAAAAGCAAGCTATCCCCTGTGGCGCAGCGCATCCTCGACCTGTTTGGCAGCGTCAAGCAAGGCCGGGCGGCGGACAGCGCATATCTTTTGAAGACAAACGCATACGTGGAGGCAACGCAGGTGCTGCGTAATTTGGCGGATGGGATCGATATACCGTACGATGGCAGCCGGCTGGCAGCGGTGCTGGGGGATGGCGAATACCAGGACAAACTGCGCGCGATAGAACGCGGGATAGCCAGCAAGAACCGGCCCATGCAGCTTAAGGCTGCGTCGGCGCAGGCGCTTTACGGTGAAATACGGGGGAATGCGAGCAGGCTGGAAAAATATTACGAATGTCCGTATAAGCATTTTATGCAATATGGACTGAAGACGGACGTACCGCAGGAATATACGATCAACCCCATGGATGTGGGTAATTTTGCGCACGATATTTTAGACAACCTGCAAAAAGAGGTCGGGCGGACGGAGCAGGGATGGACGCAGATCCCGGAGCAGGAATTTTCGCGGCTGATCGACCAGTGCGTGCGGGACGCGCGGGAAATGCAGGCAAAATTCACGCTCAACAGGCACAATGAAAACGTGCTGCATGCTGTGGAACGCGAGGTGCGCCTGGCGGCGGTGGCGATCCGTACCCAGGCGCGCGAGGGCATGCTTGTCCCGCAGGAAAGCGAATGCTGGTTTTCGCAGGACTTCGGGGATGGGATCAAGATAGACGGCAAGATCGACAGGATCGATACGGCGGAGCTTGAGGGCGCGCAATACTTTGATATCGTCGACTATAAGACGGGAGAGCACGACTTTGATTTAGGGCGCTTCGCGGGCGGCGTTTCACTGCAGCTGGTGATCTACATCATGGCGGTGCTGGCGCTGTTGGGAGAAGATGCGCGCTTTGCGGGTGCGAACTATTTCAACATCCACCTGCCGGAATTTACGGAGGCGGACGGCGATATACCGGCAGCCTACCGCATGGCGGGGATTTGCGGCGTGGATGAGGAAAGGGCGGCAAAGCTTTTCGGTACGGCGGGCAATGGTTTGTTCTCGCTGCGTTTGCGCGTGCTGCGCGACGGGAGCTTTGACGCAAATGCGCGGCGGCGGCAGTATGGGCAGGAGGAGATCGGCACCTTGCTGGAATTTGCAAAAAGGCTGATCGCGGATGCAGCGCAAAAGATCAGGGAAGGCGATACGGCGATCCGTCCATATTCCTATAAGGCAAGCAAAGGATGCGATTACTGCGATTTTGTAAGCGTGTGCATGTTTGACGAAGGATATGCGGGCAATGCGCCGCGCGTTCTTCCGGAAGAAGATAAAGAACAGACGATGGACAGGATACGGCGGGAAGGATAA
- a CDS encoding substrate-binding periplasmic protein produces MRKYARPHSKKQMGTSLRVNKKLLVTIVAVVAAVLVVIIAVSGIAAQKGFESSTLMTSDTIRVGIRTDVEGFGGVDENGNIVGFDREYIDAMLKELIGDRQKIYEYYALSSQDAGGSLKYGTVDVALGLLTSGTDKTKGFPLTEPYYEDNVVAITTAGSRLEKLSNLEGGTIGILSNAIASDDLAEYIEEKKMNYNPKDVLRYTDYESIRMDLDAGRVNAVVMPQAIAKQFVAEGYRMLAEPLYSVGYSIMLPIGQEAVVTEMNRVIEAFAKDGTAQALLEKWNVQ; encoded by the coding sequence TTGAGAAAATATGCGCGCCCCCATTCCAAAAAGCAAATGGGGACATCTTTGAGGGTAAACAAAAAACTGCTGGTCACCATTGTCGCCGTTGTGGCGGCGGTGCTGGTCGTCATTATAGCGGTAAGCGGCATCGCGGCGCAAAAAGGCTTTGAATCCAGTACGCTGATGACCAGCGATACGATACGCGTCGGCATCCGGACGGATGTGGAGGGCTTCGGCGGGGTGGACGAAAACGGGAATATCGTCGGCTTCGACCGTGAGTATATCGACGCGATGCTAAAAGAACTGATCGGCGACCGGCAAAAGATATATGAATACTATGCGCTTAGTTCGCAGGACGCGGGCGGGTCGCTCAAGTATGGGACGGTGGATGTCGCATTGGGGCTGCTGACGAGCGGTACGGACAAAACCAAGGGCTTTCCGCTGACAGAGCCATACTATGAGGATAATGTGGTCGCGATCACGACGGCGGGTTCGCGGCTCGAAAAGCTTTCCAATCTGGAGGGAGGTACGATCGGTATATTGAGCAACGCGATTGCCTCTGACGACCTCGCGGAATATATCGAAGAGAAAAAAATGAACTATAATCCAAAGGATGTACTGCGGTATACGGATTATGAAAGTATCCGCATGGATCTCGATGCGGGCAGGGTGAACGCAGTGGTGATGCCGCAGGCGATCGCTAAGCAGTTTGTGGCGGAGGGATACCGTATGCTGGCAGAGCCGCTGTACAGTGTCGGTTATTCCATCATGCTGCCCATCGGCCAGGAGGCGGTGGTCACGGAAATGAACCGCGTGATCGAGGCGTTTGCCAAGGACGGAACGGCGCAGGCGCTCCTTGAAAAATGGAATGTGCAGTAA
- a CDS encoding SGNH/GDSL hydrolase family protein has translation MYDRSIPTRGGVQSILVMGDSVAKGVVFHPEKQRYIFSKNGFIRRLGEKLKASVHDFSKFGTTTTYGAKLLKEKLTDLNPDLVLIEYGGNDCDYKWDEVALDPTALHLPNTPLREYGRKLRQMIESLLALGKIPVLMNLPPLNAASYFRWFTKNDPQRAHNILKWLHDVSKIYWWQEKYSYTAEQVAESYGIHMVNVRSAFLREGDYREFICEDGIHPNEKGQALIEQEFLSYIDRHASYLMA, from the coding sequence ATGTACGACAGGAGCATTCCCACCCGCGGCGGTGTACAATCTATTTTGGTCATGGGCGATTCCGTTGCCAAGGGCGTTGTTTTCCATCCGGAAAAACAGCGGTATATTTTTTCCAAAAATGGGTTCATCCGCCGCCTGGGCGAAAAGCTCAAAGCAAGCGTACACGATTTTTCCAAATTCGGCACGACTACAACGTATGGCGCAAAGCTCCTCAAAGAAAAGCTTACGGATCTCAATCCCGACCTGGTGCTGATCGAGTACGGAGGTAACGATTGCGACTACAAGTGGGATGAAGTTGCGCTCGATCCGACAGCGCTTCACCTGCCCAACACGCCCCTGCGTGAATACGGACGGAAATTGCGGCAGATGATCGAATCCCTGCTTGCGTTAGGTAAGATCCCCGTGCTGATGAACCTCCCGCCCCTGAACGCCGCTTCCTATTTCCGCTGGTTCACCAAAAACGACCCGCAGCGGGCGCATAATATTTTGAAATGGCTGCACGATGTATCCAAAATCTACTGGTGGCAGGAAAAATACTCTTACACGGCCGAACAGGTCGCCGAGTCGTACGGCATCCATATGGTCAATGTGCGTTCCGCCTTCCTGCGCGAGGGTGATTACCGTGAGTTCATCTGCGAAGACGGGATCCATCCCAACGAAAAGGGGCAAGCGCTGATCGAGCAGGAATTCCTTTCCTATATCGACCGCCACGCTTCCTACCTGATGGCATAA
- the ispE gene encoding 4-(cytidine 5'-diphospho)-2-C-methyl-D-erythritol kinase, with the protein MRVRAYAKLNLALDILGVRPDGMHELDMLMQNISLADVLSIKCANRVAVRCDSMVVDANNTVRRAAKLFFQSLGIHAGAEIVIEKHIPSQAGLGGGSSDAAATLVALNHLYEAGLDICTLRELGVQIGADVPFFIGGGCMRARGIGEELRKLSNRCAFHYLLVKPQRGVSTAAAYGKFDACAKRGAVDVEAAGRALEKGDCAAYFKAAGNVLQAPGAEICPAVSAILSKCKDRGADFAMMTGSGSCVFAVFQEESVREYAYQKFVKEYPFCKRAENMEMGIEVL; encoded by the coding sequence ATGAGGGTGAGAGCATATGCGAAGTTGAATTTGGCTCTCGACATTTTGGGCGTCCGGCCGGACGGGATGCATGAGCTGGACATGCTGATGCAGAATATCTCTTTGGCGGACGTGCTTTCCATCAAGTGTGCAAACAGGGTTGCGGTACGCTGCGACAGTATGGTCGTGGATGCAAACAATACGGTCAGGCGGGCGGCGAAATTGTTCTTTCAGTCGCTCGGCATCCATGCCGGCGCGGAGATCGTGATCGAAAAACATATCCCTTCCCAAGCGGGGCTGGGCGGCGGCAGCAGCGACGCGGCGGCAACGCTGGTCGCGCTCAACCATTTATACGAGGCAGGGCTCGATATCTGCACGCTGCGGGAGCTGGGCGTACAGATCGGCGCGGACGTCCCTTTTTTTATCGGCGGGGGCTGTATGCGCGCGCGCGGCATCGGCGAGGAATTGCGGAAGCTCAGTAACCGGTGCGCTTTTCATTATCTTCTGGTCAAGCCGCAGAGGGGCGTTTCTACGGCGGCCGCCTATGGTAAGTTCGATGCATGCGCAAAGCGCGGCGCGGTCGATGTGGAAGCGGCGGGACGCGCGCTTGAAAAAGGGGACTGCGCTGCGTATTTCAAGGCGGCGGGCAATGTGCTGCAAGCCCCGGGGGCGGAAATTTGCCCGGCGGTGTCCGCGATCCTTTCAAAGTGCAAAGACCGCGGCGCGGATTTTGCGATGATGACCGGCAGCGGGAGCTGCGTATTCGCGGTTTTCCAGGAAGAATCGGTACGCGAATACGCTTACCAGAAATTCGTAAAGGAATATCCGTTCTGTAAACGTGCGGAAAATATGGAAATGGGGATAGAAGTCCTCTGA
- a CDS encoding class I SAM-dependent methyltransferase, giving the protein MFITKGWNDYKILDTGDGMKLEQWGDVILSRPDPQVIWAKQRPELWRAAHAEYIRSQRGGGEWKYFKKLPQRWTVSYRELQFYVRPTGFKHTGLFPEQAANWDFMAQCIERAPKAPRILNLFAYTGGATLACAAAGAQVTHIDAAKSMNGWAKENIGLSGLSGAPVRILADDCLKFVLREQRRENRYDGIIMDPPSYGRGADGKVFRTEDNLFDLVWETAKLLSDTPVFFIINSYTTGLSSVVCKNMLEITLSKRKGNIDAGDLCLPVEGQEILLPCGTTTRWTP; this is encoded by the coding sequence ATGTTCATCACAAAAGGCTGGAACGATTACAAAATTTTAGATACCGGCGACGGTATGAAACTTGAGCAATGGGGCGATGTTATTTTGTCCCGTCCCGACCCGCAGGTCATCTGGGCAAAGCAGCGCCCGGAGCTGTGGCGGGCCGCCCACGCAGAATATATCCGTTCGCAGCGCGGCGGCGGCGAATGGAAGTATTTCAAAAAGCTCCCGCAGCGCTGGACAGTCTCGTATCGGGAATTGCAGTTTTATGTCCGCCCGACAGGTTTTAAACATACCGGGCTTTTCCCGGAGCAGGCGGCCAACTGGGACTTCATGGCGCAATGCATCGAGCGCGCACCCAAAGCGCCCCGTATCCTCAATTTGTTCGCTTATACCGGCGGTGCAACGCTTGCGTGTGCGGCGGCAGGCGCGCAGGTCACACATATCGACGCAGCAAAAAGCATGAATGGCTGGGCAAAGGAAAACATCGGCCTTTCCGGGCTTTCAGGAGCGCCGGTGCGTATCTTAGCGGATGATTGCCTGAAATTCGTCCTGCGCGAACAACGGCGTGAAAACCGCTACGACGGGATCATCATGGATCCCCCCAGCTACGGCAGGGGTGCGGACGGCAAAGTGTTCCGTACGGAAGATAATTTGTTTGACCTGGTTTGGGAAACCGCCAAACTCTTATCTGACACGCCCGTATTTTTCATCATCAATTCCTATACGACCGGGCTTTCCTCGGTCGTGTGTAAAAACATGTTGGAGATCACCCTCTCCAAGCGAAAAGGAAACATCGACGCCGGCGACCTCTGCCTGCCCGTGGAAGGGCAGGAGATCCTGCTCCCTTGCGGGACGACGACAAGGTGGACGCCATGA
- a CDS encoding RluA family pseudouridine synthase: MTPQVLYEDNHLLVALKPQNMPSQADSSGDMDFLNLLKQYIKEKYQKPGEVYLGLVHRLDRPAGGVMVFARTSKAAARLARQLRDGSFQKKYYAVVSSALPASGALENYLLKDSGTNTTRVVAPDTPGAKRALLDYRIAARRGGLFLLDITLHTGRPHQIRVQLSHAGAPLLGDAKYGGKSAKNLCLWSYSLSVLHPTKKERLTFTCPPPSVYPWDIFDVTAPS, encoded by the coding sequence ATGACGCCCCAGGTCTTGTACGAAGACAACCATCTCCTGGTCGCGCTCAAGCCGCAGAACATGCCCTCTCAGGCGGACAGCTCGGGCGACATGGATTTTTTGAACCTTTTGAAACAATACATCAAGGAAAAGTACCAAAAACCCGGCGAAGTATATTTGGGCCTTGTGCACCGCCTTGACCGGCCGGCGGGCGGTGTGATGGTATTTGCGCGCACCTCCAAGGCTGCCGCACGGCTTGCGCGGCAATTAAGGGACGGTAGCTTCCAAAAAAAGTATTATGCCGTGGTCTCCTCTGCGCTCCCTGCGTCCGGGGCGCTTGAAAATTACCTTTTGAAGGACAGCGGGACGAACACCACCCGCGTGGTCGCCCCGGATACGCCGGGCGCCAAACGCGCGCTGCTCGATTACCGTATTGCGGCGAGGCGAGGCGGCCTGTTCCTGCTTGATATCACGCTGCATACCGGCCGTCCACACCAGATACGCGTGCAGCTTTCGCACGCCGGGGCGCCTCTTTTGGGCGACGCAAAATACGGCGGGAAAAGCGCCAAAAATTTGTGCCTATGGTCTTATTCCCTTTCCGTCCTCCATCCCACAAAAAAAGAACGGCTCACCTTTACGTGTCCGCCGCCCTCTGTATATCCGTGGGATATTTTTGACGTCACTGCTCCCAGTTGA